A window of Sebastes umbrosus isolate fSebUmb1 chromosome 6, fSebUmb1.pri, whole genome shotgun sequence genomic DNA:
ttgtattatcttttatattttttatatttatattgcactatttcttttttgtattgtattatcttttatattttttatatttatattgcactatttcttttttgtattgtattatcttttatattttttatatttatattgcactatttcttttttgtattgtattatcttttatattttttacatttatattgcactatttcttttttgtattgtattatcttttatattttttatatttatattgcactatttcttttttgtattgtattatcttttatattttttatatttatattgcactatttcttttttgtattgtattatcttttatattttttatatttatattgcactatttcttttttgtattgtattatcttttatattttttatatttatattgcactatctcttttttgtattgtattatcttttcattagcacctatgggattgtcacaatctaatttcgttgtaatacacaatgacaataaagggcttgaatcttgaatcttgaatttgCACTTAAATTGCACTTTATTCATCATGTATGTGTACTGAATGTATGTCAGTTGCTGTATGTTGAATACAAGAGGCTTAAAGTTTTGTTGAAGGGTTTACTTGAGCTACAGAAGACATAATACATATTAAATGTCCAGTTTACTGCACTAAGTTTGGCGTATGGTTCTCCTCAGGTTAAAATAAACTATTCTGAATATTGGCATACACAAGCCCCTTGGATAGGAGTAACGTTATAGCACAGAGAAGTCCTTCATGCTGACTTGCTAGCCAACTGTTAACTACACAATCAGCTCACATTAGCTAACTTACAGTAGCTGTACTCTTTAAGGTCATTTTAAAAAGCTAAAATCCAATAAATGTCCTGACAACTGTAATTGGTTATATCCTACCTTTTGTTGGTGTACATTTTAGAGTTTTCTAGCGTGTATTTCTCAGATATCTTACCACGAACATCACTGTAATGTTGACAGCTTGTAGTCCCATCTCATCTCCATAACCACCGCTGACAACAACCAGAACGCGCATGCGCAGTAGTAGGATTGTCTGGTCGTTCGCAATGGATTGTGGTCAATGTAGTTTTATACCGCACATAAcgcaaaacacaaatacacagttaTAATTATATATGACCTTCGAATTAACTTAAAAcactttttctttattattattgttattatttatttatttatttatctcacttattattgtaagtgttggtattattattgatgttattatcatgacctcatcatcatcatctttattattattcatattattaatatatatgtgtatgtgtatatactgtattatatatatattttactaatttatttttgttccccctatgctctacacataaaaggaaggatatctgtatgtgtgtgtgtgtgtgtgtgtagatatgtgtgcatgtgtacagtatgtgtttaagagtagatatgtcatatatgaccatctagcctcattcaatgccaaacacacacacacacacattcttcaacctgcttttattcccttgtgatgtttttgttttgtttttgtacttagttatttgtctttctctgtataatatattttggtattttttataCATGTCCCTgcatgtcttcacttgttttgtaatcacttaataacacaataaaaacatttttttttttttttaaatgtagttttataCGCTTGAGATAACTGTCATATCGATacacattaaaaatacatttaataatgcGTTTTCACAACTTCTTCCTGGTCCTCGTGCCCTCGTGCCAGTCTCCATGGATATATTTTGCCAGTCACTACCTCGTGGTTCTAGAAGGGAGAGCGCAaactgcgaaatctgatctgagatctgcacaacttctcgcgagactcgctacCGGAAccacctatcctaaccttaaccattcgaggtcaatcaatgcctaaccttaacaattcgaggtttaatgcctaaccttaactattccaaaTCAATGCcgtaaccttaactattcgagatcgaTGCCTAGCCTtaacaatctcgcgagagtttacCCAGTTTGCGGGCTCCCCTTCTGTTCTTCCATACCGGTCACTACAGGAagtcaaacatttctttttcaaaataaaggctcGTACAATAATTGCGGTAAATATGCAGGGGCAAGCAAATCTAATATTTGTGATATAAATattacacaaaaataaaaaataaaatatgccaCAAATTAACAAAACAACGCATTACGAGAGCTCACAATTCTGTATTAATTGAAGTTTTCAAAGTAGTACTCATCCTTCCGAGTTACGTTTCTATAATAATTAATTGGTATAGTCAGCcagcccaggggtcagcaacctttactatcaaaagagccattttaggcaaaaaaaagaaaagaaatctgtctggagccgcaaaagatttgagcattgtgatgaaggcaacacagtttatagtctaagtatatagtatataagtctaatgcagtgagggccaaagagcaaatgtactatggagtattagggccacattgagggaaaaacatcagagatttacagaaaaaagtcgtaatattatgagaaaaaaagtcataatttgacgagaattttttttgtaatattacgagaataaagtcataatttgacgagaaaaaaagttgtaatattacgagaataaagtcataatttaacaagaaaaaaggtcgtaatattgtgagattaaagtcataactttacgagaaaaaaatcttaatattacgagaataaagtcataatttgacgagatttttttttttaatattacgagaataaagtcataacttcacggggggaaaaaataaaataacacgtaaaattactactttataatatcatgacttaattctcataatactacgacttatttttctcgtaaacttcagactttattctcataatattactactttttctCGTTaacctatgacttttttctcgtaatattcagactttattctcataatattactacttttttctcataaacctatgactttattctcataatattactacctttttctcgtaaacctatgaatttattctcataatattacttgttttttctcgtaaacctatgactttattctcataatattatttattttttctcgtaaacctatgactttattctcataatattatttattttttctcgtaaacctatgactttattctcataatattatgactttattctcataatattactacttttttcctgtaaacctacgactttattctcgtaatattatgactttattctcgtaataattacgactttaatctcgtaatattatgacttttttctcgtaatattcagactttattctcataatattactactattttctcataaacctatgactttattctcataatattactacctttttctcgtaaacctatgaatttattctcataatattacttgttttttctcgtaaacctatgactttattctcataatattatttattttttctcgtaaacctatgactttattctcataatattatttattttttctcgtaaacctatgactttattctcataatattatgactttattctcataatattactacttttttcctgtaaacctacgactttattctcgtaatattatgactttattctcgtaataattacgactttaatctcgtaatattatgacttttttctcgtaatattcagactttattctcataatattactacttttttctcataaacctatgactttattctcataatattactacctttttctcgtaaacctatgaatttattctcataatattacttgttttttctcgtaaacctatgactttattctcataatattatttattttttctcgtaaacctatgactttattctcataatattatttattttttctcgtaaacctacgactttattctcgtaatattatgactttattctcgtaataattacgactttaatctcgtaatattatgactttattcttgtaatattatgactttatcctcgtcatattatgactttattctcgtaataatacaactttttttctcgtcaaattatgactttattctcgtaatattaaaaaaaaaaaattctttaaatCTCTGATTTATGTTTTATCCTCAATTTGGCCCTAATACTCATCCACAAacctgtatataaaaaaaaaaacatgctaatttattttgaaatatcaaAACGGATGTGATGTATTCCTCGGTTCTCCTGACAACTGTGTGTCTAAAAACCGCCCAATAAACACCaacgaagaagaaaaagaagaagagtagTAATGGATGACATGGAGACCTGGCCAGAGATAGAGAAAGTAGCCACAGAGAAGAGACGTGAGCTGGTCTTCCAGGGTCCATCTGCGGACGAGAGGATCTCCTCTAACGGAgggctctgctctgctctttaCTCCCTCACACTGCTCAATTATCTGGAGGTTAGCCAGTGCCCGAGTTTGACTGAGATCCACGGCGACATCCAGAATCTGACCAACCTCCAGAGCCTCATCCTGTGCAGGAACAAGCTCTCCTCCGTCCCAGATGTCCTCGGTAAACTCAAGTCCCTGAAGGTGCTGGACCTCTCAGTCAACAACCTCAGCGTGCTACCAGAGGGAATCACTCACCTAAAGGAGCTGAAAACCCTCAATGTGAGCTGTAACAAGCTGGAGGTGCTGCCAGAGGGACTGAGTCAGTGCACCAAGCTCTCCACCCTCAGCATCTCCAAGAACCGCATCACCGGTTTCCCTGCTGACTTCTACTCCGAGAGACTGGATCTCCTCAGCACCCTGGAGGCCTCTGACAACTCCATTCAACAGCTGAGTGGAGATGTGCACAAGCTAGCTGCTCTAAAGGTGGGTTGGTTTGGACCACCAAGCACCTCAAGTCATCTTTTTAAAGTGATgattttctttaagaaaaagtGCTCATGTGTGGATCAAATGTACGCCGAATTCAAAAGAAGATGTCACTGTGTCTGGTGTTCATCTGAAATTATAGCTAACGAGGTTTAAAATTTGTCTAATATGCAATTCAGTACAAAAATGGTACATTTTTAAACAGAGTTTGGCGGGTAACCTCCACACAAGAGAATACTGGCACAGTTTAAATGCAGTattctcttgtgtgtgtgtatatatatatatatatatatatatgtatatgtgtgtgtgtgtatatatgtatatatatttatatgtatatatatatatatatatatatatatgtatatgtgtgtatgtgcatacacatatatacacacacacacacacacacacacacacacacacacatatatatatatatatatatatatatatatatatgtgtgtgtgtgtatatacagtatgttatatatatataatatgttatatgtaatatatatacatatatacacatatatttttctgctatatatattgcaatatgaaaaaatacaggaatatcattttgttagctacattttgaagttaaatgcttcaatgtGGTGCACTTccagagcaaaattagcaacattaagaTGATATCTATACCCAAAAATGAAGCCAACACATCTGGATCACCGGCTgttggctggctgttagtttaggaagcccTTGATTTgatttctatgagcagaacacATATTTTAGAGGTCAATATCGCAGgagatcatgttcatttaattgcaggatgccaaaatcgtgatcgcgattaatattggATTAATTGAGCAGCCCTACCTCACACCATGTCTTCCCAGGTGCTGGACCTCTCCAACAACAAGCTGAGTGAGATCCCCTCTGATCTGAGCGACTGCGCCAAGCTAAAGGAGATCAACTTCAAAGGCAACAAGTTGAGCGACAAACGTTTGGAGAAGATGGTCAACGGCTGCCAGACCAAGTCCATCCTCGAATACAtcagaggaaaaggaaaagggagacagggagaggaCGGAGGCGACGCGGACGGGGGTCGCAAGGCGGACAAGGGGAAAAggcagcagaggaagaagaaggtggCGGCAGACGGACAGGATGAGGTGGAGGAACTGAACAAGATGGTGGTGAGGGTTCTCCATGTTTCGGACAATCCTACGGCGCTCACCGTCACAGTGAGTGCGGAGGTGAAAGATGTTCGACCGTACTTGGTGTGCTGCGTGGTCAGAGGCATGAACCTAAAGTCTGGGAACTCTCTCAAGCGGTTCCTGGTGGCTCAGGTAAGGTCAGACCCCTTCTCAAGATGGTATACATTGGACCATTTTAATAGTGCATgactaataaaataattgtgtttttctaGACAAAGCTTCATGATGACTTGTGTGGTAAAAGGACCACGGCAACCATCGCAACTCATGATGTGCAGCTTCTCAAAGCCCCCCTGACGTATGGTGTCAAACCACCCACCGAGCTGAAGGTAACGCAGATTGGTTGAcacattattttaaaatttcAATCCAATTGTTGTGTAAAGCTCTcaaaaaaaaacgtctgaatTTCCCAATGTTTGTTAGGTTGTGGCGCTGGGTCGGAAGGAGATGTCGGCCGTCGAGCTGATAAGACACCTTCAGCTGGAGGCTGACGAGCTGaggaagcagaagaagaggCAGAACGTCACTGGCCTCCACAAGTCAGTATGATTCTTCTGTACAACATGAGCTCTGTTTGGGGAAAATGTAAAAATCCTCGTTAGGATTGGAGTCGAGGGAGGAAAGTTTTTAAGAAGACACACAaactgattttcaaaataaaagacaactTATATGAAAAATCTGTATCGCTTGCAGCTGTGTTTGAacttagggctgtcgaagttaacgcaataataacacgttaaagcaaatttgttggAACGCAACGTTGTAGCctgctcagtttaaaagctacagtgaagaaactggtatcatatgaaacaagagaacctaaggaatccttcggtaccaaccgtgtcatactagcttgttgtgaaggaggttaaattatgctccaaacttgtgctaaatcttggcgaggaaaaactggcatggccatttaaatttttttaagcTCCATttctgaacagatacaaaaaatgattactcatgattaaatatttgaatcaattgagaGCCCTAGTTTGAACACATGAGGGCAGTGTTAGTATGTTGAACCACAGCTTTAGTCTGATTTATTTCAACCTTCCATGTTGAATGTGCAAAGTTTAACGTATTATAAGGCATCACAAGCTTATTAAGCGCACATTTCTGCAGGTAGTTGTAATCAGTGTgtaataattaaaagaaaatgcatgaaaattaGGATTTAAAGATATTGTTGATCTATTGATCTTGAGTATGATAATAGACATGACTGATTTATAACATCATCTAAAccactaatgttttttttcaatctgtGGTTAATGCATCACCAAGTTTATCATAGAAAGAATATAACCTGCTGTGCATCTGTTGTTTGCTTTATCCCCCTTTTGTAATGTTGTCCtccaactgtttttttgttttttttcacagatatCTGCAGCTTCTGCAGGGAAAAGCAATGTATCCCTGCCTAGTGGATGCAGAGGGACATGTGATCTCATTCCCACCTATTACCAACAGTGAGAAAACCAAGGTGTGTATGTCTTATTTTCTTCCTGGTTATCATAATTGTGTTCTCCCATAAGAGAGGATTTCACATTAAATACCGTCATACGGTGGAAATTATTTTGACATAGAAAACTAATAACACATCTGACATGCCTATTGTTGCCCACAGTTTGTCCCTGTCTTCTCATGATATAATAGAATAATTACATGATCGGCTGATTGCACTTTACAGATCAAGAAGACGACCAAAGAGTTGTTCTTGGAGGTGACGAGTGCAGCCAGCCTGCAGACCTGTAAAGATGTTATGGACGCTCTGATTGTAGTAAGCTTcacttttctctccctcttttctctgtcATTAACGAATGAGACAAGTTTATTTTCATAGATttggacattgttttttttttttttgttataacaTCATTATCTTCCTCTAAATGAGTCTGTGTCCAAGACTCAGACCTTTGTCATCGCTATTCATGTGAAAACTCAAAGACACCACCTGTGTTAGATGCTCTTGTCACTTGTAGATAATCTGGATTAATCAGTAGTTTTAAGATAACTTTATGTAGAAGATTTGTAGCGCTAGAGGAAAACTCATGGAAAGTTCAGGGTAATATTTCCTGCGGACAAGTGGCAATTTTGGCCTGACGGAGGCTCgagaaaaaacatcacttttaggtgactaaaaatATTTGGATAAAGTTGATCATGAAGTTTCACAGGTGCCTTCATGAAAATGTGTCATCTGGACATAACATTTGAACAGAGGGACTGATATTACAACGTTTAGTCcccatttttcttcttttacaaACTGctaaaacaatacataacaaTTAGTCTGTATTCAATACTGTGCAGAATTAGTAAATAGTATGGATTTGGGACATATCTTGTGTCTTTAGATCCACTGCCTCGCCCTTTCTCCACTCCTGTTTTCCTGTTTTGGGTGTGTTTGATCTTAAGTGTTTGAGTTTTCATCTCATTGTTGAATGAAATGCATCAAAGAAAACGGAGACAATCTAAGAAATTAagtggttgatttttttttttcagtgtcttTGCTgtagttttttatctgtttttgaaatactgtttaaaggtgctaaattaaaaactttgagcatatctttgattgagggattgcctccacacggctctcaacatggcgaccaAGCTAGCAGGTAACGGTactaacagtgctgacagagctaacacaTACACATAACTGTTGCTGGCACATCCAAGACAGAACGCATGGACTTATATTGTATGACTTATATTATATGACTTGTATTATATGACTAACATTTACCCAAAAACAGAAGTCCTTCCCtaatcttaaaggtgctaaattaaaaATTCATATCATATCTttgattgagggattgcctccacacggttctcaacatggcgacggtgagccggcagctagcagctaatggtgctaacagaaCGAACgctgctgacagagataacagtgttaacctgggggggggaaccagagggtagGCGTTGCGCTTccgggacagcgttatcagtgGAAACcaccgtatgagcgcagtgcagagcggcggtgattagctagccagtggggcgcACACTGGGACCGGACcggctacgtaaacaaagcacgGAAAAGCGTAGATtacgacacacacagagggagaggacgccatactcctctatatctttacatagcaaataattGCGCTCgaagacgataacgtttctcttcctgcttcagccagcaggaaaagccaacactaggatcagcagtgattcatggagagacctccgtctggtcagctaacattactgccaagcagctgaaatatagagtgatattgtggttttagctgacgtgtgtcgcctcactgttttgagcgatgctcgttcatatctatttagagcgagcacaagcgcgagcctgatgctgactttcgttgacttaacggccacaggtgtcgctgttaacaagcatttctgattcttaccaacagtccctttaagttcatCTCATGCAACAACTAATCACATACGGGCATTTAAAGTGCATTTCCTGTTTCAtcacaaggcctattgaaagaggctgggacacaggTTTTggagtataacacatgcgcagtgtaactggagctgcggtcgcgCGTCGCAATTGGCTCAATTCCGGCGAGTGCAGATCAGATTTTACTACGCATGTATTGTACCCTGAAGATATGACAtaacgcgttgatgacgcgtggcATCTCCTCTTTTAACCCTCTTTGTTTCATCACAGAAAATGGCAGAGTTGAACAAGTTCACGGCGGAGCATCGGGAGGAAGCGGGGTCAGACGGAGAAGCGGACGGCCCACAAGAGCCGCCCGCCAGCATCGAGTCCTCAAGCGAACTGATCGTGCAGCAGGTCCGTACAGTGGACCAGGACGGGA
This region includes:
- the lrrc47 gene encoding leucine-rich repeat-containing protein 47 — translated: MDDMETWPEIEKVATEKRRELVFQGPSADERISSNGGLCSALYSLTLLNYLEVSQCPSLTEIHGDIQNLTNLQSLILCRNKLSSVPDVLGKLKSLKVLDLSVNNLSVLPEGITHLKELKTLNVSCNKLEVLPEGLSQCTKLSTLSISKNRITGFPADFYSERLDLLSTLEASDNSIQQLSGDVHKLAALKVLDLSNNKLSEIPSDLSDCAKLKEINFKGNKLSDKRLEKMVNGCQTKSILEYIRGKGKGRQGEDGGDADGGRKADKGKRQQRKKKVAADGQDEVEELNKMVVRVLHVSDNPTALTVTVSAEVKDVRPYLVCCVVRGMNLKSGNSLKRFLVAQTKLHDDLCGKRTTATIATHDVQLLKAPLTYGVKPPTELKVVALGRKEMSAVELIRHLQLEADELRKQKKRQNVTGLHKYLQLLQGKAMYPCLVDAEGHVISFPPITNSEKTKIKKTTKELFLEVTSAASLQTCKDVMDALIVKMAELNKFTAEHREEAGSDGEADGPQEPPASIESSSELIVQQVRTVDQDGNLKVVYPSKTDFSNDISNLTVIW